In Acinetobacter sp. WCHAc010034, a genomic segment contains:
- the ilvA gene encoding threonine ammonia-lyase, biosynthetic, translating to MLSRLVRQILQATVYDVAIETPLEAAPRISEKLNNNIRFKREDLQPVFSFKLRGAYNRISQLPKSQLERGVITASAGNHAQGVALSGQKLGIRAIIVMPKTTPDIKVQAAKRLGGEVVLHGDSFDVANKYAIQRAQDEGMTFIPPYDDELVMAGQGTIANEILRQWRDVEYVFVAVGGGGLIAGVAAYLGDVAPHVKVIPVEYDESACLKAALEAGERVILPQVGLFADGTAVAQIGAKPFEVIQLQKSDNSGPIVEPEVVLVNTDEVCAAIKDTFDECRSIVEPSGAMALAGIKKYVEAHQLQGKNMVSIVCGANMNFDRLRYIAERTELGEHKEAIFAVTIPEEKGSFLHFCRALQGRNITEFNYRASNSSAAQVFVGISLKNGEKERQEIYETLKFQYDVDDLSDDEVAKLHIRYLIGGHADIENERLFRVEFPERPGALLTFLERLGPTHNITLFHYRNHGAAEGRVLVGMEATDAKQNPDGLVETLESITYPYAEITNNLGYQRFLK from the coding sequence ATGCTGTCTCGTTTGGTTCGACAAATATTACAGGCAACGGTCTATGACGTTGCAATCGAAACTCCACTCGAAGCAGCGCCACGAATTAGTGAAAAACTAAATAATAACATTCGCTTTAAACGCGAAGACCTGCAGCCGGTGTTTTCCTTCAAATTGCGCGGCGCCTATAACCGCATCAGCCAGCTGCCGAAATCTCAGCTGGAACGCGGCGTGATTACGGCTTCTGCAGGCAACCATGCTCAGGGCGTGGCTTTATCCGGTCAAAAGCTAGGCATCCGCGCCATTATTGTCATGCCAAAAACCACGCCAGACATTAAAGTTCAGGCCGCCAAGCGCCTGGGCGGTGAAGTTGTGCTGCACGGCGACTCCTTTGATGTCGCCAACAAATACGCCATTCAGCGCGCGCAGGATGAAGGCATGACTTTTATTCCGCCATACGATGATGAATTGGTGATGGCCGGCCAAGGCACCATCGCCAATGAAATTCTGCGCCAATGGCGCGATGTCGAATACGTCTTTGTCGCAGTCGGCGGCGGCGGCCTGATTGCCGGCGTAGCGGCCTATTTAGGCGATGTTGCGCCGCACGTCAAAGTCATTCCAGTTGAATATGATGAATCTGCCTGCCTAAAAGCAGCCTTAGAAGCCGGCGAGCGCGTTATTCTGCCGCAAGTCGGCTTATTTGCTGACGGCACCGCGGTCGCGCAGATTGGCGCAAAGCCGTTTGAAGTGATTCAGCTGCAGAAGTCTGACAATTCCGGCCCGATTGTTGAGCCTGAAGTTGTTCTGGTCAATACCGATGAAGTCTGCGCAGCCATTAAAGACACCTTTGATGAATGCCGCAGCATTGTTGAGCCGTCTGGCGCAATGGCTTTGGCCGGCATCAAGAAATATGTTGAAGCGCATCAGCTTCAAGGCAAAAACATGGTGTCAATTGTCTGCGGCGCCAACATGAACTTTGACCGCCTGCGCTACATTGCCGAACGCACAGAACTAGGCGAACACAAAGAAGCGATTTTTGCCGTCACCATTCCGGAAGAAAAAGGCTCGTTCCTGCATTTCTGCCGCGCCCTTCAAGGCCGCAACATTACAGAATTCAACTACCGCGCCAGCAATTCCAGCGCAGCTCAAGTTTTTGTCGGCATCAGCCTGAAAAACGGTGAAAAAGAGCGTCAGGAAATTTATGAAACGCTAAAATTCCAGTATGACGTTGATGACCTGTCTGATGATGAAGTGGCGAAACTGCACATCCGCTATCTGATTGGCGGCCATGCAGATATTGAAAATGAGCGCCTGTTCCGCGTGGAGTTTCCTGAACGCCCGGGCGCGCTTTTGACTTTCCTAGAACGCCTTGGCCCGACGCACAACATTACCCTGTTCCATTACCGCAACCACGGCGCTGCCGAAGGCCGCGTTCTGGTCGGCATGGAAGCTACGGATGCCAAGCAGAACCCGGACGGCTTAGTGGAAACACTGGAAAGCATTACTTACCCTTATGCGGAAATTACCAACAATCTGGGCTATCAGCGCTTCTTAAAGTAA
- the rpiA gene encoding ribose-5-phosphate isomerase RpiA: MSLYATQDEKKQAAAKAALKHLPKGGILGVGTGSTVNFLIELLPELQLEAAVASSEATAQRLKKLGIEVVDMNHVGGLDAYVDGADEIDRHMHMIKGGGAALTREKIVASIAKKFVCIVDDSKWVGQLGREFPLPVEVIPMARSAVARKIVALGGDPVYREGVVTDNGNVILDVHNLNILNALELEKTLNDIPGVVCNGIFAINKADIAIVATDSGIEERTAV; this comes from the coding sequence ATGAGTCTGTATGCGACCCAAGATGAAAAGAAACAAGCTGCCGCGAAAGCTGCTTTAAAGCATTTGCCAAAGGGCGGTATTTTGGGTGTAGGTACAGGAAGTACAGTAAACTTCCTCATTGAATTGTTGCCGGAACTGCAATTAGAGGCTGCTGTGGCCAGCTCTGAAGCGACTGCGCAGCGCCTGAAAAAGCTCGGCATTGAAGTGGTTGACATGAACCATGTTGGCGGCTTGGATGCCTATGTGGATGGCGCTGATGAAATTGACCGCCACATGCACATGATTAAGGGCGGCGGCGCGGCGTTGACTCGTGAAAAAATTGTGGCTTCTATTGCCAAAAAGTTTGTCTGCATTGTTGATGATTCAAAATGGGTTGGGCAGCTGGGCCGCGAGTTTCCGCTTCCTGTTGAAGTAATTCCAATGGCGCGTTCTGCTGTTGCGCGCAAAATTGTGGCGCTGGGCGGTGACCCAGTATACCGCGAAGGCGTGGTGACCGATAACGGCAACGTTATTCTGGATGTGCACAACCTGAATATCCTCAATGCGCTGGAGCTTGAAAAAACTCTGAATGATATTCCTGGCGTAGTCTGCAACGGCATTTTCGCAATCAATAAAGCGGATATTGCGATTGTTGCAACAGACAGCGGCATTGAAGAACGCACTGCGGTTTAA
- a CDS encoding M48 family metallopeptidase, producing MTQTLPEIQITQHARATRLRLRVEPAQIRLTVPKFCTKRQIQDFLNQSEQWMIETWQKQQEKISSIDRTLPAELQLFNLCKPIQIQYQTQKNSYILDAQNHQLLISDRQPESYLKSFVIAYAKQHLPEYLQQLSRQIGLPYGQCAIRQPKTRWGSCSARHDIMLNSGLALFPEAVARYVCVHELAHTRHFDHSPSFWAEVAKHDADYKNHRKQLKSAAMPWWWLAA from the coding sequence ATGACCCAAACGTTGCCAGAAATCCAAATTACCCAGCATGCGCGTGCGACACGGTTGCGCCTTCGTGTTGAACCGGCGCAAATCCGTTTGACAGTGCCCAAATTTTGCACCAAACGGCAAATTCAGGACTTTTTAAATCAATCCGAGCAATGGATGATTGAAACTTGGCAAAAGCAGCAGGAAAAAATCAGCAGCATAGACCGGACTTTGCCGGCAGAACTTCAATTATTCAATCTTTGTAAGCCCATTCAAATCCAATACCAGACACAAAAGAACTCTTATATTTTAGATGCGCAAAATCATCAGCTGTTGATCAGTGACCGTCAGCCTGAAAGCTATTTAAAATCTTTTGTAATTGCCTATGCCAAGCAGCATTTGCCTGAGTATTTGCAGCAGTTAAGCCGGCAAATAGGCCTGCCTTATGGGCAATGCGCCATCCGCCAGCCGAAAACCCGCTGGGGCAGCTGTTCCGCACGGCATGACATTATGCTGAACAGCGGCTTGGCGCTGTTTCCTGAGGCGGTTGCGCGTTATGTCTGCGTGCATGAATTGGCGCACACCCGCCATTTTGATCATAGCCCCAGCTTTTGGGCAGAAGTCGCTAAGCACGATGCCGATTATAAAAACCACCGCAAGCAGCTAAAAAGCGCAGCAATGCCGTGGTGGTGGCTGGCGGCCTAG
- a CDS encoding GGDEF domain-containing protein — translation MQSLMTNTQMTMTSPWVGILYLGGAWAIAHGMALKTKSKNYALICFALAAWGIFILSYFSYVNEQLWLRMLTINFVTVCLEAMVLPAVYAYFKRSQILNKILCISYFVMVLYTALRAAAILLYLRNVDTMMLSASKWWMMMLAASILLSIWFAIMIAATTVKELFVTLNDERYRDVLTGLYNRRGFFEKVKALRINKNSGNFYIVMCDIDHFKSINDTWGHVAGDKILRSVAKALKDGMRQHDVIARFGGEEFILLMRCPDHLAAFKLADRVRGEIAQQAYTLHKVHVTVSFGMAAVEDNMHLMHALELADKHLYNAKKNGRNRVCCA, via the coding sequence ATGCAAAGCCTGATGACCAATACGCAAATGACCATGACCTCGCCCTGGGTCGGCATTTTATATCTTGGCGGCGCTTGGGCTATTGCGCATGGCATGGCGCTTAAGACCAAATCAAAAAACTATGCGCTGATTTGTTTTGCATTAGCAGCATGGGGCATTTTCATCCTGAGCTATTTCTCTTATGTCAATGAGCAGCTTTGGCTGCGAATGCTGACCATCAACTTTGTTACCGTCTGCCTTGAAGCCATGGTGCTTCCCGCTGTGTATGCTTATTTCAAGCGCTCGCAAATTTTGAATAAAATATTGTGCATCAGCTATTTTGTTATGGTGCTTTATACGGCGCTGCGGGCCGCGGCGATTCTGCTGTATTTACGCAATGTAGACACCATGATGCTGTCCGCCTCTAAATGGTGGATGATGATGCTGGCGGCAAGCATTCTGCTGAGCATCTGGTTTGCAATTATGATCGCGGCGACAACCGTCAAAGAACTTTTTGTCACCTTAAATGATGAGCGCTACAGGGATGTGCTGACCGGACTGTATAACCGGAGGGGCTTTTTCGAAAAAGTTAAGGCGCTGCGCATCAATAAAAACTCCGGCAACTTTTATATCGTCATGTGCGATATTGACCATTTTAAAAGCATTAACGACACGTGGGGCCATGTGGCTGGAGATAAAATTCTGCGCTCAGTGGCAAAAGCGCTGAAGGACGGCATGCGCCAGCATGATGTGATTGCGCGCTTTGGCGGCGAGGAGTTTATTTTGCTGATGCGGTGCCCGGATCATTTGGCAGCTTTTAAGCTGGCTGACCGCGTCCGCGGTGAAATTGCGCAGCAGGCTTATACGCTGCATAAGGTCCACGTTACCGTCAGCTTCGGCATGGCTGCTGTTGAAGACAATATGCACCTGATGCATGCACTGGAGCTGGCCGATAAGCATCTTTACAATGCCAAGAAAAATGGCCGCAACCGGGTGTGCTGCGCTTAA
- the argC gene encoding N-acetyl-gamma-glutamyl-phosphate reductase, with protein sequence MNVISVGIVGGTGYTGVELLRILLRHPNAEVKVLTSRTENGRRVDDMFPSLRGHTDLKYSDLNIEELKQCDAVFFATPHGVAMKHAEELIAANAKVIDLAADFRLQDLAQFEKWYGMQHACPDVLKASVYGLSELNREQIKQASVIGNPGCYPTTVQLGLAPVLKAAEALVKPESIIIDAKSGVSGAGRKASLGMIYSENADNFKAYGVAGHRHHPEIVEALENISGQKGVFDQILFVPHLVPMIRGMLSTIYIDLTDAGAEADLQSLYEQFYANEQFVDVMPAGSSPETRSVRGANQLRIALYKPQPKKLVILAAQDNLVKGAAGQAVQNMNLMFGVAENAGLQGIGLLP encoded by the coding sequence ATGAACGTGATTTCAGTAGGTATTGTCGGCGGTACAGGTTATACAGGCGTTGAATTGCTGCGCATTTTGCTGCGGCACCCAAATGCAGAAGTAAAAGTGCTGACTTCACGTACCGAAAACGGGCGCCGTGTCGATGATATGTTTCCGAGCCTGCGCGGTCATACCGACCTTAAATATTCAGATTTGAACATTGAAGAATTGAAGCAGTGCGATGCGGTATTTTTTGCAACGCCGCACGGCGTTGCCATGAAGCATGCTGAAGAGCTGATCGCTGCCAATGCCAAAGTGATTGATTTGGCTGCTGACTTCCGCCTGCAGGACTTAGCGCAGTTTGAAAAATGGTACGGCATGCAACATGCCTGCCCAGACGTATTAAAGGCTTCAGTGTACGGCCTATCCGAATTGAACCGCGAGCAGATCAAGCAGGCCAGCGTGATTGGCAACCCGGGCTGCTACCCGACGACGGTGCAGCTGGGCTTGGCGCCGGTATTAAAGGCGGCTGAAGCATTAGTGAAACCTGAAAGCATTATTATTGATGCAAAATCCGGGGTTTCCGGCGCAGGCCGCAAAGCCAGCTTAGGCATGATTTATTCTGAAAATGCTGATAACTTCAAAGCCTATGGCGTCGCGGGCCACCGCCACCATCCTGAGATTGTTGAAGCGCTGGAAAATATTTCAGGGCAAAAAGGCGTGTTTGACCAGATTCTGTTTGTGCCGCATCTGGTGCCGATGATCCGCGGCATGCTCAGCACTATCTATATTGATTTAACGGATGCCGGTGCGGAAGCGGATTTGCAGTCCCTGTACGAGCAGTTCTATGCCAATGAGCAGTTTGTTGATGTGATGCCTGCCGGCAGTTCGCCGGAAACACGTTCTGTGCGCGGCGCTAATCAATTACGCATTGCCTTGTACAAGCCGCAGCCGAAAAAACTGGTTATTTTGGCGGCGCAGGACAACTTGGTGAAAGGCGCCGCCGGCCAGGCGGTGCAGAATATGAACCTGATGTTCGGCGTGGCGGAAAATGCCGGGCTTCAGGGCATTGGCCTATTACCATAA